The window AAGACAACCTCGAGAGCCTGGACACCCAGCTGAAAGAAAGGGCCCAGGTGCTCTCCAGGGCCCAGGTCTCCATTGAAATTGAACAGGACATTCCCTGGGTGCTGATCGAACACGCCCAGAGCCTCCTCACCGAACTGGGCGCAGAGCTGAAAAGCATCCGGCCTGCCATCAGTGCCCGCAGCACTGCACAGACAACACCAACTTCTACAGCCTCTGCCCCTTCAACACCTGCACCTGCAGCCTCACCTCAGCCCAGCAAACCCATCCTCCCCCAGCAGACCCGCATTCTGACCCAGCAATTGCGATCTGGCATGCGCATCGAGCACCCGGGAAGCCTGGTTGTGGTTGGAGATGTGAACCCTGGCGTGGAACTCATTGCAGACGGTGATGTGATCGTCACTGGCGCTTTGCGAGGCATGGCACACGCAGGCGCCAACGGCAATGAAACCAGCGTGATCTGGGCCAGACCCATTGCCTCACCGCAAATCCGCATCGGCAAGGCGGTGGCCCGAGCCCCTGAAGGCAAGGTCATGGACACCATGCGCCGCAACGAGAACTTCGATGCAGAGATGGCACGTCTGGAAAACGACCACATCGTGATTGAGATTGTGAAGTCGAGCAAGCACTGACCCCAGGTGCAGGTTTTTGAGGTTAGATCCCCCTGCTTCTCGCGTTCGCTCGAAGCTGTCCCCCTTGACGAAGGGGGATTGATGGGCATAAAGGTTGGTGTCCAATGGAGTCGTACACCAACCCCCTTTCGTTAAGGGGGGACAGTCTTGTGGATGCTACGCATCCTACAAGACAGGGGGGATCTGGCCCTCAGTGCATTCAGACGCCCACCTCAATGTCAGCAAAGTGACGGGCAGAGCGAAGCGATGCTCAGAAGATCTCAATTCGCTTTTTCCCCCCATATATCGTATACTTAAGTGTAGTCTCGGGCCTGAGCCCGATGCAGTTTGAGGGCAAGCCTTGAACGAAGAATCCCTGTGTTCATAGGGGTGGGTGCATACCCACCCTTTTATCATGGGGGAGGTGCAAAGTGAATCTTGAGAGCATCGCCGTCAACATCCTGGAACCTCTTGGGTTCGAGGTTCTGGAAGTTCAGGTGCAAAATGCACAGCGCAGCCCGATTGTTGTGGTGCGCATTGATCGCCTGGACGAGCAGCCTGTGACCACCGAGGACCTGCAACTGTGCAGCCAGACCCTCGGTCTGGAGTTTGACCGTCTGGACCCCATCAAGAAGGAATACCGTCTGGAGTTTGAATCTCCCGGTCCCAAACGTCCTTTGAAGCGGGCACGTCACTTCGAGCGCATGCTGGGCCTGAAAGCCAAAGTGCGTTCCAGTTTGGAAAATTTCACCGCGCCCATCAAAGAGGTGAACGGTGACCTGGTGACTTTTGATCACGGTGAAGAGGGCATCACCCTGCGCATTGGCGAGTTTCAGGCCAACCTCGCAGAGTTCCCCGACCGCCACCGTTAAATTCAAGGAGAACGAACGTGAACAGAGAATTTTTGGATGCGCTCAATGATCTGGCCGTTGCCCGCAACATCGACAAGGGCCAATTGATCACGGCTTTTGAAGAGGCCCTGCAGCAGGCCTACACCCGCAACGTGGAGCCCGAGAAGCGCATTGAAGTGCACCTCGATGCCCAGAGCGGCGAACTTGAAGTGCTGATTGTCCGTGAAGTGGTGGAGAAAGTCGAGGATGAGAACAAGCAGATCTCTCTGGCAGATGCGCTTGAACTCGACCCTGAAGTGGAAATCGGCATGGAAATGGAGTTTCCCGTCGAGCGTGAGAAATTCACCCGCATCGCCCTGCAGGCCACCAAGCAGGTGCTGACCCAGCGCATGCGTGAAGCCGAGCGCAACATCGTGTTCAACGAGTACAAGGACCGCGAAGGCGAAGTCCTGACTGCTTCTGTGGTCCGGATGGACAACAAGGGCAACGTCTTTGTGGAACTTGGACACGGCGAAGCCATCCTGCCTCCCAAAGAGCAGATTCCTGGCGAGCGCCTGCTGAACGGCAACCGCGTGAAGGTCTACCTGAAAGAAGTCAAGAAGACCAACCGTGGCCCCAGCATTCTGGTGTCCCGTGCCGATGAGCGCCTGCTGGACTACCTGCTGAAACAGGAAATCCCTGAAGTCGCCGAAAACATCGTGGAAGTGAAATCCATTGCCCGTGAAGCCGGACAGCGCTCCAAGGTGGCCGTGTTTTCCCGCAACCCCAACGTGGACCCCATCGGTGCCTGCATTGGTCACCGTGGCAACCGCATTCAGGCCATCACTGGCGAACTGGGCAAAGAGCGTGTGGACGTGATCCTGTGGGACGCCAACCCCAGAGAGTTCATCCGCAACGCCCTCTCCCCTGCCAAGGCCGCTTTCATTGAAGTGGATGCCGACAAGAAGGAAGCCACCGTCACTGTGATGCCGGATCAGCTTTCTCTGGCCATTGGTAAAGGTGGACAGAACGTGCGTCTGGCCGCCAAACTGACCAGCTTCAAGATCGACCTGCGCGAAACCAAGGCCATCAGTGACCTGGACGCCGCCATGCTGCAGGCCGCCGAACAGGGCGAAAAACAGACCACCGGAGCCAGCACCGGGGCCGCCCGTGCTGCCTTCGATGCCCTCTTCAAAGATTCCAAATCTGTTGCCAGTGCCACCCCAGAGGGTGACGTGGACCTGAAGGATTAAGCCATGTCTTTTACGCCCGAGCGCACCTGCGTTGCCTGCCGCAAGAAACGTCCGCAAAGCGAAATGCTTCGCTTCCGGAAGTCTTCTGAAGGCTGGGTCATGCAGGATGAGGACAGGTTCGGGCGGGGCGCTTACGTGTGTGCAGACTCCCCTGCCTGCTGGAATGAGAAAAAACTCCGGCGTCTTGGCAGGAGTTCTCAGCGCCTGAGCGAACAACTGAATACCAGGAGGTCTTGATGTCCAAAGTACGCATCTACACCCTAGCCAAAGAATTAGGCCTCGACAACCAGAAAATGCTCGATGTGCTGAATGACCTCGGTGTGAACTACAAATCCGCGAGCAGCACCATCGATGACGACATTGTGGAACTGATCCGGGCCATGGTGGCCGAGGAACAGGCCCCCAAACAGCCCACCAAAAAAGAAGATGCTGCAAAAGCTGAAGACGATGGCGGCATCCCCCTGCGTGCCCCTGTGGTCACCATCATGGGTCACGTCGATCACGGGAAAACCAGCCTGCTGGACTACATCCGCAAGACCAAAGTGGCTGCGAAGGAAGCCGGGGGCATCACCCAGCACGTTGGTGCCTTCGAGGCCAAAACCAGCCGTGGCAAGATTGTCTTCATTGACACCCCCGGACACGAGGCTTTCACCAGCATCCGTGCCCGTGGAGCCAAGGTGGCCGACATCGCCATCATCGTGGTTGCGGCAGATGACTCCATCATGCCCCAGACCCGTGAAGCGGTGGCTCACGCCAAAGCCGCCAACATCCCCCTGATTGTGGCCATCAACAAGATGGACCTGCCCGGCGCAGACCCCCAGAAGGTCAAAAACGACCTGATGGCTCTGGGTCTGGTGCCTGAAGAGTTCGGTGGTCAGACCATCACCGCCGAGATCAGTGCCAAAACAGGTGCAGGTGTTGAGGAACTCCTCGAATACATCTCCCTGATTGCCGAACTTGAAGAGTTCCGTGCTGACCCCAACGGCGAATTCAAAGGCGTCGTGGTGGAAGCCAAGGTGGACAAGCAGGCCGGTGTGCTGACCAACATCATGGTTCAGGAAGGTCAGCTGAATGTCTCTGACTTCCTGGTGGTGGGTGAAAACTACGGCAAAGTGAAAGCCATGGTGGACTCCTACGGTGAGCGCATCAAGAAAGCCGGACCCAGCACCCCCGTGCAGATCCTTGGCTTCTCTGAAGTGCCCCAGAGCGGTGAAATGGTGGTCTCTGCCAAGAACGAACACGAGGCCCGTGAAATCGTGGCGAAACGGGTCAGTGAGCGCCGGGAGGCTGAAGAAGCCGCTTCCACCCGACGCAAGTTCTCCCTGAATGATGTGTTTGGTGCCCTTGAGGGTGAAACCCGCGAGGTCAACCTGATCCTGCGTGCCGACACCCAGGGCTCCCTGGAAGCCATTCAGGGCATCCTGGCCCGCAAGAAGACCGATGACCTCAACATCAATGTGATGCTGGCCGGAATCGGTGCGCCCAGCGAGTCGGATGTGCTCCTGGCCTCCACCGCCAGCGCAACCATCCTGTGTTTCAACGTGACCGCTGCCCCTCCCGTGAAGAAAGCTGGAGAGCAGAAGGGCGTGGATGTGAAGACCTTCCGCATCATCTACGAACTCATCGATGAAGTGGACCGTCTGCTCAAGGGCGAAGTCGAGCCTGTCTACGAGGAGCAATACCTCGGCAAAGCCGAAGTGCGCATGATCATCTCTCACCCCAAATTCGGCACCATTGCTGGCTCTTATGTGCAGGATGGCAAACTGAAGCGAAACGCCAAAGTGGTTGTGAAGCGCAAGGGCAAAGAGGTGTACTCTGGCACCATCATCGGCCTGAAACGCTTCAAGGATGACGTCCGTGAAGTGCTGACCGGCTTTGAATGCGGAATCAACGTGGACTGGAATGAAATCCAGGAAGGTGACATCATCGAGGCCAGTGAAATGGTCGAGGTGACTCCTTCTTAAGCAGTGTGAACAAAAAAGGCCCGCATAAATGCGGGCCTTTTTTGTTGCCGAGGGCTTTGGGGGAATCAGCATCACAACAGTGTGATCAAGCCGATGAAGGTAAGAAGATCTTTCTGCTTGAGCCATATTCTGCGAGAGATACTCCGCACAAAGATCATGACCATTTGTCTGGTGTTGCATCATGCTCTCGGCCTTCGGCCCTCGGCATGAATCCTCAACCCCTAGCACTCCCCTGCATTTCCTTGTAAAATATCCCGGCAATGCAAACGCAGAACAGGTCTCCAGTGCCCCACATCTTCAAGGTGCTGTTGCCTCTGGTGTTCTCGCTTTTGCCGTGGCTCGGAGTGCATTACGAGCGAATACAGGGTTCCCGCCACGCTGAGGTGAGCCTGCGGCCCCTGCCGATTCCCGAACTGACCTCCAGCAGTGTTCCTGCGCCACAACTTCCCAGCATCAAGTCGGTTTCTCCACCGGTGCGTTTCTTCCCCCTGCCGTGGTTTGTGCATGCATGGGTCAAAACGGTCCGGGTCCGGGAAACCGTGCTTTTTTTGCCTTACAGCCTGCCTTGGCTCGGGCGCATGATGCTGGATGGTGGCTGATTCCTGCTCCTGAATCGGCCCATGTTCTCAAAACCTCATTTCACCCACCAGCCTGACCTGCACCGAGCAGCGTTCTGCAGGCTGATTCAAGGAGCAAAATGCATCAAGCCCCCCGCAAAAAACGCCGCGCACAGACGCCCGGCGGTAACACCATCTGGACCACCCTGGTGATCGTGGCCGTTCTGATCGCTTCTCTGCTGAGCATCTGGCGTCCCTGGCAGCACCCCAGCACCCCCACCACCCTGTGGAGTGAGAACTACAAATTCCTGAACCTGGGTCTGGACCTGCAGGGCGGTTTGCGTGTCACCATGAAGGTGGACACCGCCAACCCCACTGCGGACGACGTGGACAAGGCCAAGACCATTCTGGAAAACCGCGTGAACGCTCTGGGGATCGCAGAGCCCACCGTGCAGCGTCAGGGCAATGACCGTGTGGTCATTGAGCTTCCTGGCATCAAGCCTGAAGAGCAGGACAAGGCCCGCAAACTGATCGGGACCACGGCAAAACTGACCTTCCACATCGTTCCCGATGACAAAAGAAACATTCCAAGTGATCAGTTGAAAGTCTCTGACCTTGGTCCTGCCATGGCTTCCGGGGAAATCATCCTCAATGCCCAGGCCCAGGCCGATACCGGTGGTCGCTGGATCGTGAGTTTCTCGACCACCCCAGACGGCTCCAAGAAACTGGATGAAGTCACCCGTCCCAACGTGGGCAAACTGATGGCCATTGTGCTGGACAACCAG of the Deinococcus cellulosilyticus NBRC 106333 = KACC 11606 genome contains:
- the minC gene encoding septum site-determining protein MinC → MKLRGTLSGLSLLLESKDNLESLDTQLKERAQVLSRAQVSIEIEQDIPWVLIEHAQSLLTELGAELKSIRPAISARSTAQTTPTSTASAPSTPAPAASPQPSKPILPQQTRILTQQLRSGMRIEHPGSLVVVGDVNPGVELIADGDVIVTGALRGMAHAGANGNETSVIWARPIASPQIRIGKAVARAPEGKVMDTMRRNENFDAEMARLENDHIVIEIVKSSKH
- a CDS encoding DUF448 domain-containing protein, encoding MSFTPERTCVACRKKRPQSEMLRFRKSSEGWVMQDEDRFGRGAYVCADSPACWNEKKLRRLGRSSQRLSEQLNTRRS
- the rimP gene encoding ribosome maturation factor RimP, coding for MNLESIAVNILEPLGFEVLEVQVQNAQRSPIVVVRIDRLDEQPVTTEDLQLCSQTLGLEFDRLDPIKKEYRLEFESPGPKRPLKRARHFERMLGLKAKVRSSLENFTAPIKEVNGDLVTFDHGEEGITLRIGEFQANLAEFPDRHR
- the infB gene encoding translation initiation factor IF-2, coding for MSKVRIYTLAKELGLDNQKMLDVLNDLGVNYKSASSTIDDDIVELIRAMVAEEQAPKQPTKKEDAAKAEDDGGIPLRAPVVTIMGHVDHGKTSLLDYIRKTKVAAKEAGGITQHVGAFEAKTSRGKIVFIDTPGHEAFTSIRARGAKVADIAIIVVAADDSIMPQTREAVAHAKAANIPLIVAINKMDLPGADPQKVKNDLMALGLVPEEFGGQTITAEISAKTGAGVEELLEYISLIAELEEFRADPNGEFKGVVVEAKVDKQAGVLTNIMVQEGQLNVSDFLVVGENYGKVKAMVDSYGERIKKAGPSTPVQILGFSEVPQSGEMVVSAKNEHEAREIVAKRVSERREAEEAASTRRKFSLNDVFGALEGETREVNLILRADTQGSLEAIQGILARKKTDDLNINVMLAGIGAPSESDVLLASTASATILCFNVTAAPPVKKAGEQKGVDVKTFRIIYELIDEVDRLLKGEVEPVYEEQYLGKAEVRMIISHPKFGTIAGSYVQDGKLKRNAKVVVKRKGKEVYSGTIIGLKRFKDDVREVLTGFECGINVDWNEIQEGDIIEASEMVEVTPS
- the nusA gene encoding transcription termination factor NusA; translated protein: MNREFLDALNDLAVARNIDKGQLITAFEEALQQAYTRNVEPEKRIEVHLDAQSGELEVLIVREVVEKVEDENKQISLADALELDPEVEIGMEMEFPVEREKFTRIALQATKQVLTQRMREAERNIVFNEYKDREGEVLTASVVRMDNKGNVFVELGHGEAILPPKEQIPGERLLNGNRVKVYLKEVKKTNRGPSILVSRADERLLDYLLKQEIPEVAENIVEVKSIAREAGQRSKVAVFSRNPNVDPIGACIGHRGNRIQAITGELGKERVDVILWDANPREFIRNALSPAKAAFIEVDADKKEATVTVMPDQLSLAIGKGGQNVRLAAKLTSFKIDLRETKAISDLDAAMLQAAEQGEKQTTGASTGAARAAFDALFKDSKSVASATPEGDVDLKD